The following are from one region of the Stigmatella ashevillena genome:
- a CDS encoding DUF488 domain-containing protein, giving the protein MLLLLLDAIGGSAGKLDFQKLLFLYCEEPASSRPYDFVPYKFGAFSFTSYADRRKLIEHGLLVDDEHLWQLTDKGRCAVGLTPDIHLAGFARRYRTLRGDDLVADTYRRFPYFATRSDIAERVLKGDREALARIESARPPAHGPAVQTLGYEGHTLESYINILLRAGVTLLCDVRRNPISRKYGFAKSTLSRGCEGVGIRYEHLPELGIASAQRQHLNSQEDYDSLFEEYERTWLPKQTEALDKIRGWARGGDRIALTCYEHLPHQCHRHCVSEALEARFGKDFIANHL; this is encoded by the coding sequence TTGCTGCTGCTCCTCCTCGACGCGATTGGGGGCTCGGCTGGGAAGCTCGACTTCCAGAAGCTGCTATTTCTGTACTGTGAAGAACCCGCGTCGAGCAGGCCGTACGACTTCGTCCCGTACAAGTTCGGGGCGTTCTCGTTCACCTCATATGCGGACCGACGCAAGCTCATCGAGCATGGGCTCCTCGTCGATGACGAGCATCTCTGGCAGCTGACTGACAAAGGCCGATGTGCCGTCGGGCTCACGCCAGACATTCATCTGGCTGGCTTTGCGAGGCGCTACCGTACGCTCCGAGGCGATGACTTGGTCGCTGACACCTACCGCCGCTTTCCCTATTTCGCGACGCGCAGTGACATTGCCGAGCGTGTCCTCAAGGGAGATCGTGAGGCTCTGGCTCGCATCGAATCCGCGCGCCCGCCCGCCCACGGACCGGCTGTGCAGACCCTTGGGTACGAAGGGCATACCTTGGAGAGCTACATCAACATCCTGCTTCGCGCAGGTGTCACGCTCCTTTGCGATGTGCGTCGAAATCCCATCAGCCGCAAGTACGGCTTCGCCAAGAGCACGCTCTCGCGGGGATGCGAGGGCGTGGGGATTCGCTACGAGCACTTACCCGAGCTTGGCATCGCGTCCGCGCAGCGTCAGCACCTCAACTCCCAGGAAGATTACGACTCGCTCTTCGAAGAGTACGAGCGCACTTGGCTGCCGAAGCAGACCGAAGCGCTGGACAAAATTCGAGGATGGGCTCGTGGAGGCGATCGTATCGCGCTCACCTGCTACGAACACCTACCGCACCAGTGCCACCGCCACTGCGTCTCGGAGGCGCTTGAGGCACGCTTCGGGAAGGACTTTATCGCCAATCACCTTTGA